From Desulfovibrio desulfuricans:
AACACCTATAACCTTTCCAATGCGGCTTTTTGGGTGTGGTTTGACGCGAAAATCCACCTGCGCCTCCTGCCCCTCGCTGCGCTCGTCGCACTGCTCGCCGCAGGAACCGCACTGATGATTGCAATCACTCATGATTCTTTGCCCTCTCAAGATGAACTGCTTTCAGAAGCATTTTTTTCAGACAAATTGGCCTTGCCTGATTTTTTGTTATTGACATATGTCGTAAACACACATACTCCTGTTTATGACATATGTCAATAACAACAACTCAAGGAGGACAATATGCCTCGTTTCGATCACACAGGGCCGGAGGGCAAGGGTTCGCGCACAGGGCGCGGTATGGGCAAGTGCGGCAAGGCTGCCAACGCGGCTGGGCGCGGAATGGGCGCTACGCCTGATGCAGGCCAGACAGCAGGTCAGGGAATGGACGCAAGCCAGAATATGGGCCGAGGCATGGGACAGGGCACAGGGCAAGGCCGCTGCTGCCGCCACGGACAACGACACGGCAACAGGGGCGGCAACTGCGCCATGAACGGGCAGGAAGCAGGCATGGGCCGCGGCGAAGGGCGTGGTATGGGTCGCGGCATGGGCCGTGGTATGCAGCAGGGCAACGGCCCCGTAGGTCAGGCCGAAAGCTGCGGCGCAGGCCCTGCGGCAGGCAGTGACGCGGCGGGCAATAACGGCTAAAGTGTCCGCATATGAATGAGCAAGGCCGCCCGGTCAGTGTGCGCATCCTGAGAGCGCATTGCCGGACGGCCCAAAGAGGATTGCATGCCAAGACCAAAAAAATGGCGCAAAGTCTGCTGCCTGCCGGAAAACCGCAATTTTGGGCCGCTGCCGGGCTTTGGGCAGAGCGCCCCGCAGGCGCAACAGGAAGTCATCATGACCGTGGACGAATATGAGGCCGTGCGCCTCATTGATCTTGAGGGCATGAATCAGGAGGCCTGCGCAGAAAAAATGCGCATTGCCCGCACCACCGTGCAGAGCATCTATGCGGAAGCGCGCAAAAAACTGGCAGACTCGCTGGTGAACGGCAAGCTGCTGCGCATTGAAGGCGGGGATTATGAACTGTGCGACGGGCACGGCGCACGCTGCGGCGTGGGCGGATGCCACAGACGGCGCGGCGGTTTTGGGCAGTAGGGCCAAAAAGCCAGCACATCGCGGGCGCTCTGAGGCAACAAGCCGCAGATAATCGCCCGCCCGCAGGGCGCGTCAAAAACACAGCGCCCGCAGGTTCACGCACGGCCCGTGCCGCAACGCAGTATTATCCTACGGGCGCATCAGAAAAAAATCAGAATTCTTCGTTCTTGCACACGTCCACCCACACGCCGCCCGTGACCCGCTCCAGCTCCGCCAGGGTGAGCTTGGCAGCATTGTTGGGCGCGCCCGCAGCCGGATACACGGGATCATAACGCCTGAGGCTTTCGTCCAGATACACGGCAACGCCCTCGGGCAGGGCAAAGGGGCAGACGCCGCCCATAGGATGCCCCACCTGGGCCTCCAGATCTTCGGGCTTGATAAAACGGGCCTTGGCGTGAAAGGAGTCCTTGAACTTGCGGTTGTCCAGCCGGGCCGTGCCCATGACCACCAGCACCAGCGGAGCATCGTTGACGCTGATGGACAGGCTCTTGGCAATGCGCCCCGGCTCGCAGCCAATGGCCTGAGCCGCCAGATCAACTGTGGCGCTAGAAACTTCAAACTCCCGATATGCCTCTTCAAGACCGTGGCGGGCCAAGAACTCCCGCACTGCATCAACGCGCATTTCTTTCCCTTATTTTTGCTGCAACGCGGGGATTCTTCCGTTCGCCGCAGGCATTATCAGCGGCGCACCACAAGGACGATGCCCGCCAGCACCAACACCAGACCAAGCATTCTGCGCCAGTCAAAAGGAAGGACATTAAGGCCGAACCAGCCGTTGTGGTCGATGATGGCCGCCATAACAAGGTTGCCAAAAATCATGGCGACCAGCGTAGCCAGCACGCCAATACGCGGCGCGGCCAGGGTGGTGCTCACAACCATGAACGCGCCCAACACCCCGCCAGCCCACTGCCATACAGGGGTTTCAATTACGCGGAACACACTGCCCCGCCCCATCAGCAGAACCGGGACAGCCAGAAAAACCGCGCCTATGGCAAAGGAAATAAGCCCGCTTTCCAGCAGCCCCACCGTGCGGCTCAAGGCCGCATTGATGGGCGGTTGCAGAGCCACAATGCAGCCCGCAAATACCACCAGCGCAATGTAGTACATGCCGCCTCCCTGCTCAGGCCGTTTCCTCCGCCGAAGACGCCTCGCGCAAAAAAGGCGTGTGCGTAACAGCCATGAGTATGCCCTCTGGGCTGAGGAATCTGGTGACGGTTTGCCCCCAGGGTTCTTCCTTCAGCCGGAGAAGCAGCTCATAGCCGTTCTGCTCAAGAATGCGCGTGGCGGAAACAATATCTTCCACATCAAGCTCTAGCCAGGCCTGCGGCACAGGCAGACGCTCCGGCCAGACCTCCTCGCCAAAGCAGGAGAGCGCGGCCTTTTCCAGCGGCCAGAGGGCGAAGTGTTTTACGCCCTCCAGACACTGGGAATGCCAATAGCCTTCGTAACCTTCTTCATGGCGCAGGGGCAGGCCCAGCACCTTTCTGTAGAGCTTTCCGCTTGCGTCCGGGTCGGCCACCACCGGGCCGAAACCAGCCACAAACAGAACCCGTATGCCATCAGGAAGCTTGTTCTGCATG
This genomic window contains:
- a CDS encoding DUF134 domain-containing protein; protein product: MPRPKKWRKVCCLPENRNFGPLPGFGQSAPQAQQEVIMTVDEYEAVRLIDLEGMNQEACAEKMRIARTTVQSIYAEARKKLADSLVNGKLLRIEGGDYELCDGHGARCGVGGCHRRRGGFGQ
- a CDS encoding YbaK/EbsC family protein, yielding MRVDAVREFLARHGLEEAYREFEVSSATVDLAAQAIGCEPGRIAKSLSISVNDAPLVLVVMGTARLDNRKFKDSFHAKARFIKPEDLEAQVGHPMGGVCPFALPEGVAVYLDESLRRYDPVYPAAGAPNNAAKLTLAELERVTGGVWVDVCKNEEF
- a CDS encoding DMT family transporter: MYYIALVVFAGCIVALQPPINAALSRTVGLLESGLISFAIGAVFLAVPVLLMGRGSVFRVIETPVWQWAGGVLGAFMVVSTTLAAPRIGVLATLVAMIFGNLVMAAIIDHNGWFGLNVLPFDWRRMLGLVLVLAGIVLVVRR
- a CDS encoding VOC family protein, with product MQNKLPDGIRVLFVAGFGPVVADPDASGKLYRKVLGLPLRHEEGYEGYWHSQCLEGVKHFALWPLEKAALSCFGEEVWPERLPVPQAWLELDVEDIVSATRILEQNGYELLLRLKEEPWGQTVTRFLSPEGILMAVTHTPFLREASSAEETA